One genomic region from Mycobacterium basiliense encodes:
- a CDS encoding PE family protein produces MSYLIAAPEMVAAAATDLANVGSSIGAANAAAAIPTTAVLAAGADEVSAAIAALFGAHAQAYQSLSQQAALFHEQFVHTLTAGASSYALAEAANVSPLQELLNLINAPTQAVFGRPLIGNGADGAPGTGESGGNGGFLYGNGGNGGSGATNQAGGNGGSAGLWGNGGNGGAAGNSTVAGVNGFNGGAGGNGGLLWGNGGSGGAGGNGGGAPLAGFVGTSGGNGGNGGGAGLFYGFGGAGGTGGAGGVAPPTAVGQTILSAGGVGGTGGAGGGSAALFGFGGAGGAGGTGGLSDSTTETVGGFGGMGGLGGQSGLVAGAPGAGGAGGAGGAGVGAFANPGGHGGSGGDGGAVGLFGDGAAGGDGGVGGDGAAAGMDGGNGGVGGLGGTGSPGGLLLGVGGAGGDGGLGGAGGVGTTTTGYAGSGGFGGAGGDAQLLGFGGAGGAGGGIGSGTTAATPVDTQPVGGIGGNGGRAGLLFGVGGAGGNGGATSTNGVLYATGGNGGDGGVIFGFGGAGGAGGAGGGTSVGAGGNGGAASAFFGNGGAGGTGGAYGQGAGGAGGSGALFFGSGGAGGNGAPGGNGAGGSGGSAVLIGNGGNGGNGTGTGVGGSGGSGGLLFGQNGTNGTP; encoded by the coding sequence ATGTCGTATCTCATCGCAGCGCCAGAGATGGTGGCTGCGGCGGCAACCGATCTGGCCAATGTCGGTTCGTCGATCGGCGCGGCCAACGCCGCCGCCGCTATTCCGACGACCGCGGTGCTGGCCGCCGGCGCCGATGAGGTATCGGCGGCCATTGCCGCGCTGTTTGGTGCGCATGCACAGGCATATCAATCGCTGAGTCAGCAGGCCGCACTATTTCACGAGCAATTTGTCCACACACTCACGGCGGGAGCGAGTTCCTACGCCCTTGCCGAGGCCGCCAACGTCTCGCCGCTACAGGAATTGCTCAACCTGATCAACGCGCCTACGCAGGCAGTGTTCGGACGTCCGCTGATCGGCAACGGCGCAGACGGGGCGCCGGGAACCGGGGAGAGTGGCGGTAACGGCGGGTTCCTGTATGGCAACGGTGGCAACGGTGGCTCCGGGGCGACCAACCAAGCCGGTGGCAACGGTGGCAGCGCCGGTCTGTGGGGCAATGGCGGCAACGGCGGCGCCGCCGGTAACTCCACCGTTGCGGGTGTTAATGGTTTCAACGGCGGCGCTGGGGGCAACGGTGGGCTGCTGTGGGGCAATGGCGGTTCCGGCGGGGCCGGAGGCAACGGGGGCGGCGCTCCACTGGCGGGTTTTGTCGGCACCAGTGGCGGCAACGGCGGCAATGGCGGCGGCGCTGGATTGTTCTATGGCTTTGGCGGTGCCGGCGGCACCGGCGGAGCCGGTGGGGTAGCGCCGCCCACCGCGGTCGGGCAGACCATCCTCTCCGCGGGTGGTGTCGGGGGCACCGGTGGAGCCGGCGGCGGTAGCGCGGCGCTGTTCGGTTTCGGCGGCGCCGGTGGCGCCGGCGGTACCGGGGGGCTCAGCGACTCGACCACCGAGACCGTTGGCGGCTTCGGGGGCATGGGTGGCCTGGGCGGCCAGAGCGGTCTGGTGGCCGGCGCGCCGGGTGCCGGCGGAGCGGGTGGCGCGGGCGGCGCCGGTGTCGGAGCCTTCGCGAACCCCGGCGGTCACGGTGGCTCGGGCGGTGACGGCGGCGCCGTCGGGTTGTTCGGCGACGGTGCGGCCGGCGGTGACGGCGGGGTCGGCGGGGACGGCGCGGCCGCCGGGATGGACGGCGGTAATGGTGGGGTCGGCGGTCTCGGGGGTACCGGCAGCCCCGGTGGTCTGTTGTTGGGCGTGGGCGGCGCCGGCGGAGACGGCGGACTCGGCGGCGCCGGCGGGGTCGGCACCACCACCACCGGCTATGCGGGTTCCGGCGGCTTTGGCGGCGCCGGTGGCGATGCACAGCTGCTCGGATTCGGTGGCGCCGGCGGCGCTGGTGGAGGGATCGGCAGCGGTACCACTGCCGCGACGCCGGTTGATACGCAACCGGTGGGCGGTATCGGCGGCAATGGCGGTCGGGCTGGCCTGCTGTTCGGTGTCGGCGGCGCGGGCGGTAACGGCGGAGCGACCAGCACCAACGGAGTGCTCTATGCCACCGGCGGCAACGGTGGCGACGGCGGCGTGATCTTCGGTTTCGGCGGGGCCGGAGGAGCAGGTGGAGCAGGTGGCGGCACCAGCGTCGGCGCCGGAGGTAACGGCGGCGCCGCCTCGGCGTTCTTCGGCAACGGGGGTGCCGGCGGGACCGGCGGTGCCTACGGCCAGGGTGCGGGTGGCGCTGGCGGGTCGGGCGCGCTGTTCTTCGGTAGCGGCGGTGCGGGCGGGAACGGAGCCCCGGGTGGCAATGGCGCGGGCGGTAGCGGCGGAAGCGCTGTGCTCATCGGTAACGGCGGTAACGGCGGCAACGGTACCGGTACGGGCGTTGGCGGTAGTGGCGGATCGGGAGGGCTGCTCTTCGGCCAAAACGGGACGAATGGAACGCCCTAG
- a CDS encoding amino acid deaminase/aldolase translates to MHEVGREQRTDKPVRLDVQGRLQRYEEAFADQDAPFAFVDLDAMWSNADQLLSRAGDKPIRVASKSLRCRLLQREILDSRERFDGLMTFTLAETLWLAGQGFDNLLLAYPTADRAGLRELGELTAADPERAPIIMVDSLEHLDLLEAATAQPLRLCLDLDAGYWRAGGLLRIGPKRSPLHTPEQARALAVEIERRPSLRLVALMSYEGHIAGFGDNVSGKFAQNAVVTWMQRQSFAELRERRARAVELVRQVADLKIINAGGTGDLQLVAQEPEITEATAGSGFYAPTLFDSYSTFSLQPAAMFALPVCRRPNGNTVTALGGGYLASGVGAKDRMPTPYLPSGLKLDPMEGTGEVQTPLSGAVARSLRVGDKVYFRHTKAGELCERFDRLYLVRGARIIDAVPTYRGEGCTFL, encoded by the coding sequence GTGCATGAGGTAGGTCGCGAGCAACGTACCGACAAGCCGGTGAGGCTGGATGTCCAAGGTCGGCTGCAGCGGTACGAAGAAGCGTTCGCCGACCAGGACGCGCCGTTTGCGTTTGTCGATCTCGATGCCATGTGGAGCAACGCCGATCAGTTGCTTTCCCGCGCGGGGGACAAGCCAATTCGGGTAGCGTCGAAATCGTTGCGTTGCAGGTTATTACAGCGCGAGATCCTGGACTCCCGGGAACGTTTCGACGGTCTGATGACCTTTACGTTGGCGGAGACCCTCTGGCTGGCCGGCCAGGGTTTCGACAACCTGTTACTGGCCTATCCGACGGCCGATCGGGCGGGACTTCGTGAGCTCGGTGAGCTGACGGCTGCGGATCCCGAGCGGGCACCGATCATCATGGTCGACAGCCTCGAACACCTCGACCTGCTCGAAGCGGCTACAGCCCAACCGCTCCGACTGTGCCTAGACCTTGATGCCGGTTACTGGCGAGCGGGTGGCTTGCTCAGGATCGGCCCCAAACGCTCCCCACTGCACACGCCCGAGCAGGCCCGAGCTCTGGCGGTGGAGATCGAGCGCCGACCGTCGCTGAGGTTGGTGGCACTGATGTCCTATGAAGGTCATATCGCCGGGTTCGGCGACAATGTGTCAGGCAAATTCGCCCAAAATGCCGTTGTGACGTGGATGCAGCGGCAGTCGTTTGCGGAGCTACGTGAGCGTCGCGCGCGCGCCGTTGAACTGGTGCGCCAGGTCGCCGACCTGAAGATCATCAATGCCGGCGGCACCGGCGACCTCCAGCTGGTTGCGCAGGAGCCGGAGATCACCGAAGCCACTGCCGGCTCGGGCTTCTACGCGCCCACGCTGTTCGACAGCTATTCGACCTTCAGCTTGCAACCAGCGGCAATGTTCGCGCTACCGGTGTGCCGCCGTCCCAACGGAAACACGGTGACCGCGCTCGGGGGCGGCTACCTGGCCAGTGGGGTCGGCGCCAAGGATCGCATGCCCACGCCATATCTGCCTAGCGGGCTGAAACTCGATCCTATGGAGGGCACTGGCGAGGTCCAGACGCCGTTGTCCGGTGCCGTCGCCCGGTCGCTTAGGGTTGGCGACAAGGTCTATTTCCGTCACACAAAAGCCGGCGAACTGTGTGAGCGCTTCGACCGGTTGTATCTGGTTCGAGGCGCTCGGATCATCGACGCCGTCCCCACCTACCGCGGCGAGGGGTGCACGTTTCTCTGA
- a CDS encoding M28 family metallopeptidase: protein MTATTPSPTELATMRQVIEALAPIERAAGEPGEQESAARIVEWLSAAGARHARIEEEQFYDGYPQLHATLSAIGVGAAIAGLLSRRLRGIAALAGVGAGLAIADDCSNGVRVVRKTLHKSRTTWNVVAEAGDPAGARTVVVCAHHDAAHSGMFFEPGYQRFFVERFPGIVERIDTSLPNWWPSILAPAVAGLGAWRRSPKMMLAGAAMSAIGVAAFADIARSPIVPGANDNLSAVALIVALAERLRDRPVEGVRVLLVSLGAEEQLQGGIYGFMARHKPELDRDRTYFLNFDTVGSPELIMLEGEGTTIMEDYYYRPFRDLVIRAAERANAPLRRGMRSRNSTDAVIMSRAGYPTACFSSIDRHKALSNYHQMSDTPDNVNYETVTHAVTVAESVVRELAH, encoded by the coding sequence ATGACTGCGACCACCCCCTCGCCAACAGAGCTGGCCACGATGCGTCAGGTCATCGAGGCCCTCGCCCCTATTGAACGTGCTGCCGGCGAGCCCGGTGAGCAGGAATCGGCGGCCCGGATCGTTGAATGGCTCAGCGCTGCCGGGGCACGGCATGCACGGATCGAAGAGGAGCAGTTCTACGACGGCTACCCGCAGCTGCACGCCACGTTGTCGGCGATTGGAGTCGGTGCCGCGATTGCCGGCCTGCTCAGTCGCCGCTTACGGGGCATTGCAGCGCTGGCGGGTGTGGGTGCGGGACTGGCCATCGCCGACGATTGTTCGAACGGAGTGCGCGTCGTGCGCAAGACCCTTCACAAATCGCGAACGACATGGAATGTGGTAGCCGAAGCCGGTGACCCGGCCGGTGCACGGACGGTGGTGGTGTGCGCCCACCACGACGCCGCACACAGCGGAATGTTCTTCGAGCCCGGCTATCAACGGTTTTTTGTCGAACGGTTCCCGGGGATCGTCGAGCGCATCGACACCTCCCTGCCAAATTGGTGGCCGTCGATCCTGGCGCCGGCCGTCGCCGGCCTCGGCGCGTGGCGGCGCAGCCCCAAGATGATGCTCGCGGGGGCGGCCATGAGCGCGATCGGAGTCGCGGCGTTTGCCGACATTGCTCGCAGCCCAATTGTCCCGGGAGCCAACGACAACCTGTCTGCCGTCGCGCTGATCGTCGCACTGGCCGAGCGGTTACGCGACCGCCCGGTGGAAGGCGTGCGGGTGCTGTTGGTATCGCTGGGCGCAGAGGAGCAATTGCAAGGTGGCATTTACGGTTTCATGGCGCGCCACAAGCCGGAACTGGACCGTGACCGCACCTATTTCCTGAATTTCGACACCGTCGGGTCACCCGAGCTGATCATGCTCGAAGGCGAGGGCACCACGATCATGGAAGACTATTATTACCGGCCGTTCCGCGATCTCGTGATCCGCGCCGCCGAGCGCGCCAATGCACCCCTGCGACGGGGCATGCGGTCGCGCAACAGCACCGATGCGGTGATCATGAGTCGTGCGGGCTACCCGACCGCCTGCTTCTCGTCGATTGACCGCCATAAGGCGCTTTCGAATTACCATCAGATGTCCGATACGCCGGACAACGTCAACTATGAGACGGTGACGCACGCGGTCACCGTGGCCGAGTCGGTAGTAAGGGAGCTAGCGCATTGA
- a CDS encoding D-arabinono-1,4-lactone oxidase: MSTVWRNWAGEQYCAPSEIVRPTSEDQLAEVVAKAAQRGERVRAVGTGHSFTDCACTDGVMIDMTGMQRILEVDSAAGLATVEGGAKLHPLFAQLAENGLALENQGDIDKQSITGATATATHGTGARFANVSAQIVSLRLVTASGDVLTLSEGDDYLAARVSIGALGVISQLTLKVVPLFTLHRDDELRPLAGTLDRLDEHVDSNDHFEFFVFPYAETALTRTTRRSDEEPRPTPAWKRRIGDHVENAGLSLICRTGRQFPSAAPRLNRLLTSLMSPSSVQDHGWKVYASARNVKFTEMEYAIPREHARTAVQRVIDLVRRRKLPIMYPLEVRFSAPDDAFLSTAHGRDTCYIAVHQFTGMEYETYFRAVEEIMDEFGGRPHWGKRHYQTAATLRDRYPDWDRFAAVRDRLDPNRAFLNNYTRRVLGP, translated from the coding sequence TTGAGCACGGTGTGGAGGAACTGGGCCGGCGAGCAGTATTGCGCGCCGTCAGAGATTGTCCGGCCAACCTCGGAGGACCAACTGGCGGAGGTTGTCGCAAAAGCGGCCCAGCGCGGTGAGCGGGTGCGTGCCGTCGGCACCGGGCATTCGTTCACCGACTGCGCGTGCACAGACGGCGTGATGATCGACATGACGGGCATGCAGCGGATCCTCGAGGTGGACTCTGCGGCCGGGTTAGCCACAGTCGAGGGGGGCGCCAAACTGCATCCGCTCTTCGCGCAATTGGCCGAGAACGGGCTTGCGTTGGAAAACCAGGGCGACATCGACAAGCAGTCGATCACGGGCGCCACCGCGACTGCGACACATGGGACCGGAGCGCGCTTTGCCAACGTGTCAGCACAGATCGTGTCGCTGCGGCTGGTCACGGCGTCCGGTGACGTACTGACCCTGTCGGAGGGCGACGACTACCTGGCCGCGCGGGTATCCATCGGCGCCCTCGGGGTCATCTCACAGCTCACCCTCAAGGTCGTGCCGTTATTCACGTTGCACCGCGACGACGAACTGCGGCCGCTGGCGGGCACACTGGACCGTCTCGACGAACATGTCGACAGCAACGACCATTTCGAATTCTTCGTGTTCCCCTATGCCGAAACCGCGCTGACGCGCACCACCCGGCGCAGCGACGAGGAGCCTCGGCCGACGCCCGCGTGGAAGCGCAGGATCGGCGACCATGTGGAAAACGCCGGGCTGAGCCTGATCTGCCGTACCGGTCGGCAGTTTCCTAGTGCGGCACCGAGACTGAACCGTCTGCTAACGAGCCTGATGTCGCCATCGAGCGTCCAAGACCATGGTTGGAAGGTGTACGCGAGCGCACGCAACGTCAAATTCACGGAGATGGAGTACGCGATTCCGCGCGAGCACGCGAGGACTGCAGTCCAGCGTGTCATCGACTTGGTACGCCGGCGCAAACTGCCGATCATGTATCCGCTCGAGGTCCGCTTCAGCGCTCCCGATGATGCGTTCTTGTCCACCGCTCATGGCCGGGACACCTGTTACATCGCCGTGCATCAGTTCACCGGTATGGAGTACGAAACCTACTTCCGCGCGGTGGAAGAGATCATGGACGAGTTCGGCGGACGGCCGCATTGGGGCAAGCGGCACTATCAGACCGCCGCCACACTTCGCGACCGGTACCCCGACTGGGACCGCTTCGCTGCGGTGCGCGACCGCCTCGACCCCAACCGCGCGTTCCTCAACAACTACACCCGGCGAGTGCTCGGTCCCTGA
- a CDS encoding ANTAR domain-containing protein codes for MTVNSAPTRMSCGPNSGRILDTARGILMGLRRCSSETAFEELFNAAQRHKVSLFAMAWALTQLAGDSGTAPASFPDAQAAARSEWGQLLAAMPVANG; via the coding sequence ATGACGGTGAACTCGGCGCCCACCCGGATGTCCTGCGGCCCGAATTCTGGCCGGATTCTCGATACCGCGCGCGGAATACTCATGGGCCTTCGGCGCTGCTCGTCGGAGACGGCCTTTGAAGAGCTGTTCAACGCCGCGCAACGTCACAAGGTTTCGTTGTTTGCCATGGCATGGGCACTAACCCAACTGGCCGGTGATTCCGGAACCGCACCGGCCAGCTTCCCCGATGCTCAGGCCGCGGCTCGCAGTGAGTGGGGTCAGCTGTTGGCGGCCATGCCCGTGGCCAATGGCTAA
- a CDS encoding IclR family transcriptional regulator, producing MVPRTERNLPTNRDEGIQVLRRAAAALDEIAAEPGNLRLVDLCERLELAKSTTRRLLVGLVEVGLASVDDRGRFSLGERLLGFGNATGARVAAMFRPTIERVAAATGGETVDLSILRGQRMCFVDQIESSHRLRAVSAIGIRFPLNGTANGKAALAVLDDSDVAAALERFPPEVAAGLRREIDEIRSTGIAFDRDEHTQGISAAAIARRSVDDSVIAISVPTPTERFVGKEQQIIDALRIAADSPAWMR from the coding sequence ATGGTGCCCCGGACGGAACGAAATCTGCCAACAAATCGGGACGAAGGCATCCAGGTGCTACGTCGGGCGGCGGCCGCGTTGGACGAGATCGCGGCCGAGCCGGGCAACTTGCGACTTGTCGACCTCTGTGAGCGCCTGGAGCTGGCTAAGTCGACCACCCGCCGCCTGCTGGTTGGACTCGTTGAAGTTGGTTTGGCGAGCGTCGACGATCGCGGTCGGTTTTCTCTGGGCGAGCGATTATTGGGTTTCGGCAACGCGACCGGCGCTCGCGTTGCGGCGATGTTTCGGCCGACCATCGAGCGTGTGGCCGCAGCAACTGGCGGCGAAACCGTCGATCTGTCGATTCTGCGCGGCCAGCGGATGTGTTTCGTCGACCAGATCGAGTCATCGCACCGGCTTCGCGCGGTTTCGGCGATCGGCATCCGATTCCCCTTGAACGGGACAGCCAATGGAAAGGCGGCTCTTGCGGTACTCGACGACTCCGACGTGGCGGCCGCATTGGAACGATTCCCGCCCGAGGTTGCGGCCGGACTGCGCCGCGAAATCGATGAGATACGAAGCACCGGAATAGCTTTCGACCGCGATGAGCATACCCAGGGGATTTCGGCGGCCGCCATCGCGCGAAGAAGCGTAGATGACAGTGTGATCGCGATTTCGGTCCCCACACCTACCGAGCGATTCGTGGGGAAAGAGCAACAGATCATCGATGCGTTACGCATCGCCGCCGATTCGCCGGCGTGGATGCGGTGA
- a CDS encoding FAD-binding oxidoreductase gives MNALPAGRHFFRSDDGYEAARRATVWHQRVPERYPEVIVQAADGDDIVAGLRYAKANGHKVSVVSGGHSFAASHLRDGALLLDVSRLDHASIDVDSKTAIAGPGKGGSVLMADLEARGLFFPGGHCKGVCLGGYLLQGGYGWNSRVFGPACESVIGLDVITADGQKIHCDADNHADLYWAARGAGPGFFGVVTAFYLKLYSRPAVCGTSVYVYPFEVADDVYRWARSVSAQVDRRVEMQILATSSVPEMGLDGPVILMASPAFADSEEQAREALSVFDSCPVVDRALIKNPYMPTDLPTWYDVVMTHYLADHRYTADNMWTSASADALLPGIGNILDTLPPHPSHFLWLNWGPSPARQDMAYSIEDEIYLALYGSWKDPADDTKYGDWARSNMAAMSHLATGIQLADENLGQRPARFATDQAMARLDKTRATYDPDGLFNSWMGRI, from the coding sequence ATGAACGCCTTACCGGCCGGGCGGCATTTCTTCCGCAGCGATGACGGCTATGAAGCGGCCCGGCGAGCAACGGTGTGGCATCAACGGGTGCCCGAGCGCTATCCCGAGGTGATTGTGCAGGCCGCCGACGGCGACGACATCGTCGCGGGCCTGCGCTACGCGAAGGCCAATGGCCACAAGGTCAGTGTCGTTTCGGGTGGGCACAGCTTCGCCGCCAGCCATCTGCGCGACGGCGCGCTCCTGCTCGACGTGAGCCGCCTCGATCACGCGAGTATCGACGTCGACAGCAAGACCGCCATTGCTGGCCCCGGTAAGGGCGGCAGCGTGCTCATGGCCGACCTGGAAGCACGAGGTCTCTTTTTCCCCGGCGGACATTGCAAGGGCGTCTGCTTGGGCGGCTATCTGCTGCAGGGCGGTTACGGGTGGAACAGTAGGGTTTTCGGTCCGGCATGCGAGAGCGTCATCGGCCTGGACGTAATTACCGCCGACGGCCAGAAGATCCATTGTGACGCAGACAATCACGCCGATCTGTACTGGGCGGCCCGTGGCGCCGGACCGGGGTTTTTCGGCGTCGTTACCGCGTTCTATCTCAAGCTGTATTCGCGCCCGGCGGTCTGCGGCACCAGCGTGTACGTTTACCCGTTCGAGGTGGCCGACGACGTGTACAGGTGGGCCCGAAGCGTCAGCGCCCAGGTGGACCGTCGCGTCGAGATGCAGATTCTCGCCACCAGTAGCGTCCCGGAAATGGGCCTCGACGGCCCGGTCATCTTGATGGCCTCGCCGGCGTTCGCAGACTCCGAAGAACAAGCGCGCGAAGCGTTGTCGGTATTCGACTCCTGCCCGGTGGTCGACCGCGCGCTGATCAAAAACCCTTATATGCCAACGGATTTACCGACCTGGTACGACGTCGTGATGACGCATTACCTCGCCGATCATCGCTACACAGCGGACAACATGTGGACGTCGGCGTCGGCCGACGCGTTGCTGCCGGGCATCGGGAACATCCTCGACACCTTGCCACCGCACCCATCGCACTTTCTGTGGCTGAACTGGGGCCCCTCGCCGGCGCGCCAAGACATGGCCTACAGCATCGAAGATGAGATCTATCTGGCGCTGTATGGCTCGTGGAAAGACCCCGCCGACGACACCAAGTACGGCGATTGGGCGCGATCCAATATGGCTGCGATGTCCCACCTGGCCACCGGCATTCAGCTTGCCGACGAAAACCTCGGCCAGCGTCCGGCCCGGTTCGCCACCGACCAGGCGATGGCTCGGCTGGACAAGACGCGAGCCACCTATGACCCCGACGGACTGTTCAACAGTTGGATGGGACGAATCTGA
- a CDS encoding DAPG hydrolase family protein, translated as MATDLYLGYRDTDTETPFGRYFKPEMASLPAHVVEALQHGPQGGMALLAFDDAPALADEGYQQTENGYGVLPDGGFQVSVRTDMPGVTPAMWAWWFGWHGCDTRRYKLWHPRAHLSAAWKDGDDAGRQGPQRYIGRRSMISEYIGSTLLNGAIQFVAPASMGLPDDGDDAVAICARLGSGDAPVDVGWFVHHVRSTPSGAEMRSRFWMGGSHIEVRKAPGVASKAVRAIASRILGTPESTARNLLIHCAQEMNHLAGFLPELYENFGDE; from the coding sequence ATGGCCACCGACCTCTATCTCGGCTACCGCGACACCGACACCGAGACCCCGTTCGGCAGGTACTTCAAACCCGAAATGGCCTCGCTGCCAGCTCATGTCGTCGAGGCGCTGCAGCACGGACCGCAGGGCGGGATGGCCTTGTTGGCATTCGATGACGCGCCCGCGCTCGCCGACGAGGGCTACCAGCAGACCGAGAATGGCTACGGGGTGCTGCCCGACGGCGGCTTTCAGGTTTCGGTCCGCACCGACATGCCCGGGGTTACCCCCGCGATGTGGGCGTGGTGGTTCGGCTGGCATGGTTGCGATACCCGTCGCTACAAGTTGTGGCATCCCAGAGCGCACCTCTCCGCGGCATGGAAGGACGGCGACGACGCCGGCAGGCAAGGCCCGCAGCGTTACATCGGTCGCCGTTCGATGATCAGCGAATACATCGGCTCCACACTGCTCAACGGCGCTATCCAATTCGTCGCACCGGCCAGCATGGGACTACCGGACGATGGCGACGATGCGGTGGCAATCTGTGCGCGGTTGGGCTCGGGTGATGCCCCGGTAGACGTCGGCTGGTTCGTGCACCACGTGCGCTCGACGCCTAGCGGCGCCGAGATGCGCTCCCGGTTTTGGATGGGCGGATCGCACATTGAGGTGCGCAAAGCCCCCGGGGTTGCTTCAAAGGCGGTGCGTGCCATTGCGTCTCGGATTCTGGGTACGCCAGAGTCCACCGCCCGCAATCTGCTGATCCATTGCGCGCAGGAAATGAATCATCTGGCCGGCTTCCTACCCGAACTGTACGAAAATTTCGGCGACGAGTAG
- a CDS encoding TetR/AcrR family transcriptional regulator: MPSDDWLVGGDRRAAATERIYDAAADLIARDGLNALDIDKLAVRVHCSRATVYRYVGGKVEIREVVLARAAARIANSVRSAVEHLTGRERVVEAVLQSVQRIRSDPLGQLMIGSIRGGSREVAWLAESPLLAGVASDLAGLAAGDPQSVEWAAKWIVRVVLSLMYWPGEDDDAERRLVEMFVAPAFTA, from the coding sequence GTGCCCAGCGACGACTGGCTCGTTGGGGGCGATCGTCGCGCCGCCGCCACCGAACGGATTTACGACGCCGCCGCCGACCTCATTGCTCGCGATGGACTCAACGCGCTCGACATCGACAAGCTCGCAGTCCGCGTCCACTGCTCACGCGCGACCGTATATCGCTACGTCGGAGGCAAAGTCGAGATCCGGGAAGTGGTGCTGGCCCGTGCAGCGGCCCGCATCGCCAATTCCGTGCGATCGGCGGTGGAACACCTGACCGGAAGGGAGCGAGTCGTCGAGGCGGTGCTTCAATCGGTCCAACGAATCCGGTCCGACCCACTCGGACAGCTCATGATCGGCTCGATCCGCGGCGGCAGCCGCGAAGTCGCCTGGCTCGCCGAGTCACCGCTGCTCGCCGGGGTGGCCAGCGATCTCGCCGGACTCGCCGCCGGTGATCCGCAATCCGTGGAATGGGCCGCGAAATGGATAGTGCGCGTTGTGTTGTCGCTGATGTACTGGCCAGGCGAGGATGATGACGCCGAGCGCCGGCTGGTCGAAATGTTCGTCGCGCCCGCGTTTACCGCCTAG